From one Magnolia sinica isolate HGM2019 chromosome 18, MsV1, whole genome shotgun sequence genomic stretch:
- the LOC131232682 gene encoding GDP-mannose 3,5-epimerase 2-like, whose protein sequence is MGSTGGEGYGAYTYESLEREPYWPTEKLRISITGAGGFIASHIARRLKNEGHYIIASDWKKNEHMTEDMFCQEFHLVDLRVMDNCLKVTNGVDHVFNLAADMGGMGFIQSNHSVIMYNNTMISFNMLEASRINGVKRFFYASSACIYPEFKQLETNVSLKESDAWPAEPQDAYGLEKLATEELCKHYTKDFGIECRIGRFHNIYGPFGTWKGGREKAPAAFCRKTITSTDKFEMWGDGLQTRSFTFIDECVEGVLRLTKSDFWEPVNIGSDEMVSMNEMAEMVLSFENKKLPIHHIPGPEGVRGRNSDNTLIKEKLGWAPTMRLKDGLRITYFWIKEQIEKEKSQGIDLSVYGSSKVVGTQAPVQLGSLRAADGKE, encoded by the exons ATGGGAAGCACTGGGGGTGAAGGATATGGCGCCTATACTTACGAGAGTCTGGAGAGGGAGCCTTACTGGCCCACCGAGAAGCTCCGTATCTCCATCACCGGTGCCGGTGGATTCATTGCCTCCCACATAGCCCGCCGCCTCAAGAACGAGGGGCACTACATCATCGCATCTGATTGGAAAAAGAACGAGCACATGACCGAAGATATGTTCTGCCAGGAGTTCCACCTCGTCGATCTGAGGGTCATGGACAATTGCTTGAAAGTTACCAATGGTGTTGATCATGTTTTCAATCTTGCAGCTGATatgggtgggatgggattcatccaatCCAATCATTCTGTGATAATGTACAACAACACGATGATCAGCTTCAACATGCTTGAAGCGTCGAGGATTAATGGAGTGAAAAG ATTTTTCTATGCATCTAGCGCTTGCATCTACCCTGAATTCAAGCAGTTGGAAACTAATGTGAGCTTGAAGGAGTCTGATGCTTGGCCTGCTGAG CCTCAAGATGCGTACGGATTGGAGAAGCTTGCAACGGAGGAATTATGCAAGCACTACACAAAGGATTTTGGAATTGAATGTCGGATTGGGCGATTCCATAACATTTATGGTCCATTTGGAACATGGAAAG GTGGGAGAGAGAAAGCCCCTGCGGCTTTTTGTAGAAAGACTATTACTTCCACTGATAAGTTTGAGATGTGGGGAGATGGGCTCCAAACTCGATCATTTACCTTCATCGACGAGTGTGTAGAAGGTGTTCTGAG GTTGACAAAGTCAGACTTTTGGGAGCCAGTGAACATTGGAAGCGATGAAATGGTCAGTATGAACGAGATGGCGGAAATGGTGCTCAGTTTTGAGAACAAGAAGCTCCCCATTCATCACATTCCTGGCCCAGAGGGTGTACGTGGTCGCAATTCAGACAACACTCTTATAAAAGAGAAGCTGGGATGGGCGCCAACAATGAGATTGAAG GATGGGCTGAGAATCACATACTTTTGGATCAAGGAACAGATTGAGAAAGAGAAATCTCAAGGCATTGACTTGTCTGTTTATGGGTCATCGAAAGTGGTCGGGACACAAGCTCCTGTTCAACTAGGCTCACTTCGTGCTGCTGATGGAAAAGAATGA